The following nucleotide sequence is from Tolumonas lignilytica.
ACCTTCTACTACATTGCGAATATCGGCAACTTCATAATTCTGAATATCACGATCCCAGTTCATACCGGTCATGTGAAAATCATTTTCGTTAGCACCACAGACAAAATCAGCCAGATGTGCCGCACTGCGATCCACAATGACACGGCATTGCAGATTTTGTGGGCCGATGGAGCCGGCATCACAGCCAGCTACAGCGCGAATTTCTTCTTCGCTGGCGAAGGTCAGCGGTGCAGCCACACCGGCAATTTTTTCTGCTTTGATTTCATTCAGCTCGTGATCACCACGTAACACTAATGCGATGACGGCATTATTTCCCTGAGCCTCTTCGTCAGCTTTAACCAGCAGTGTTTTAATGGTCTGCTGTTCAGGTACTTTCAAATAGTCAGAAACTTCGGCAATGGTATGCGCATTTGGTGTCGCAATTTTGGTCGCGGTTTTGGTTGGAGCCGCACGTTCGCCGGCTGGTGCCAGTGCTTCCGCCATTTCAACGTTCGCGGCATAATCAGATTCGGTAGAGAAGGCAATCAGATCTTCGCCACTGTTTGCCAGCACATGGAATTCGTGAGAACCAGTCCCACCAATTGACCCGGTATCCGCCAGTACTGGGCGGAAATCCAGGCCCATGCGGGAGAAAATGTTGCAATAGGCCTGATGCATTTTGCCGTAAGTCTCAACTAGGCTCTCTTTATCCAGATGGAACGAGTAAGCATCTTTCATGGTGAATTCACGGCCACGCATAACCCCAAAACGAGGACGTACTTCATCACGGAATTTAGTCTGGATCTGATACAGATTCAGTGGCAGTTGTTTGTAACTGTTTACTTCATAACGAACCAGTGCCGTAACCACTTCTTCATGCGTCGGGCCT
It contains:
- a CDS encoding proline--tRNA ligase, translated to MRTSQYLLSTLKETPNDAEVISHQLMLRAGMIRKLASGLYTWLPTGLRVLHKVENIVREEMNKAGAIEISMPVVQPAELWQESGRWEQYGPELCRLTDRHERPFVLGPTHEEVVTALVRYEVNSYKQLPLNLYQIQTKFRDEVRPRFGVMRGREFTMKDAYSFHLDKESLVETYGKMHQAYCNIFSRMGLDFRPVLADTGSIGGTGSHEFHVLANSGEDLIAFSTESDYAANVEMAEALAPAGERAAPTKTATKIATPNAHTIAEVSDYLKVPEQQTIKTLLVKADEEAQGNNAVIALVLRGDHELNEIKAEKIAGVAAPLTFASEEEIRAVAGCDAGSIGPQNLQCRVIVDRSAAHLADFVCGANENDFHMTGMNWDRDIQNYEVADIRNVVEGDPSPCGKGTLLLKRGIEVGHIFQLGTKYSEAMNATVLNEAGKATIMEMGCYGIGVTRVVAAAIEQNFDDRGIIWTDAIAPFQVVIIPMNMHKSHRVQELAERFYNELQAAGVEVLLDDRKERPGVMFADMELIGIPHSIVIGERGIDNGVVEYKYRRSGEKSEIAIDEIVAKLKAQLAK